One Osmerus eperlanus chromosome 13, fOsmEpe2.1, whole genome shotgun sequence genomic region harbors:
- the LOC134032834 gene encoding uncharacterized protein LOC134032834, giving the protein MMSDLQLMELEDELRSADTFIEHLKTEETEKNRQKTRTASPKPVHWKKRDHNGDIVHQRPRALRKQSTSRPDEGGHVSSSQPVDHGQHLDHDFNMQQLEDLLQDSENIESQDFVQQPPLSSWSQRQKEVQQCWQQARPQNLDNLLSAENIVQMTCNHCHVKEAVIRCGECMPSEWFCAECDGLVHKHHTLHNRQTFMDGFFKYIPPTESVTLHDGKYIICEQDCVLPTALPQRICSCDTADAAVSVGRYDLHVPVLTCKHCNQKWAPEVSDFVKSGYWPATMQAQTLFHQDLFHSFEAMKTAAPGMSRQAFTAMLDQRTKQ; this is encoded by the exons ATGATgagtgatttgcagttgatggaATTGGAGGATGAGCTCAGGAGTGCAGATACATTTATTGAACATCTCAAGACAGAAGAG ACAGAGAAGAACAGACAGAAAACTAGGACTGCATCACCAAAGCCTGTTCATTGGAAGAAGAGGGACCACAATGGGGACATTGTTCACCAGCGCCCACGAGCCCTTAGAAAGCAGTCAACATCAAGACCAGACGAAGGAGGACATGTTTCTTCTTCACAGCCAGTAGACCATGGCCAACACCTAGACCATG ATTTTAATATGCAGCAGCTTGAGGACCTTCTACAGGACTCAGAGAACATTGAATCGCAAGATTTTGTTCAGCAGCCACCATTGTCCAGTTGGAGTCAAAGGCAGAAAGAGGTCCAACAATGTTGGCAACAGGCGAGGCCACAGAACCTTGACAATTTACTTTCTGCTGAGAACATCGTCCAGATGACATGCAATCACTGTCACGTGAAAGAAGCTGTCATCCGTTGTGGGGAATGTATGCCCTCAGAGTGGTTTTGTGCTGAGTGTGATGGCTTGGTACATAAACACCACACTCTACACAACAGGCAAACCTTCATGGATGGATTTTTCAAATACATCCCGCCAACAGAGTCTGTGACACTCCATGATGGAAAATACATAATTTGTGAACAAG ATTGTGTTCTGCCAACAGCTCTACCTCAAAGGATATGCTCCTGTGACACCGCTGATGCAGCAGTCTCTGTTG GCCGTTATGATCTTCACGTTCCGGTGCTAACATGCAAACATTGCAACCAGAAATGGGCTCCAGAAGTCAGTGACTTTGTAAAGAGTGGTTACTGGCCCGCTACCATGCAGGCACAGACACTGTTCCACCAAGATCTCTTCCATTCCTTTGAGGCTATGAAGACAGCAGCTCCAGGAATGTCCAGACAAGCCTTTACAGCAATGTTGGACCAGAGAACAAAGCAATAG